Genomic DNA from Leucobacter triazinivorans:
GAACCAGCCGAGATTCGAGCCGAACACGAACATGAGCACGAGCGCAGCGAAGAACGTGGGCACGGCGAAGCCGAGGTTCGAGCCGAACACCACGAGCTTCTCGAACGCGCCGGATCGGGTGGCCGCGAGCACGCCGAGGCCCACGCCGAGCACGGCGATGAGGATCGCGGCGAAGGCCGCCAGGAACAGCGTCGTGGGCAGGCGCGAGGCCACGAGGGCCGAGACGTCCTGCTGCGTGAGCAGCGAGCGGCCGAGGTCGCCCTGCAGCACGTCCATCAGCCAGTTCCAGTAGCGGATGAGGAAGGGATCGTCCAGCCCGTACTGCGCACGGATCGACGCGAGCACCTCTGGGCTCACCGTGCGGCCCTGCACGAGGAACTGCTCCGGGCTGCCCGGGGCGAGGTACATCCCCGAGAACACGATGAAGCTGGAGACGACGAGCACGGCGGCGAGCGCGCCGAGCCGTTTGAGCACGTAGATCATGGACGATCCCTTCCCGCGGGATTCAGCTGCCTACTCGGCCGAACCGAGGTCGGCGGCCCAGGGGTAGTAGAGGTAGACGAACGACGCGGGGGCTCCCGTGACGGAGCCGTCCATGTAGAGCCGCACCGCGAGGTCGTTGATCGGCACCCAGGGCTGCTGCTCCATCACGAGCGCCTCGGCCTCGACGGTCAGCTCCGCGCGCCGCTGCGGGTCGGCCTCGGCGAGCGCGGCGTCGAGCGCGGCGTCGATCTCGGCGTCCGAGAACCCGGCGTAGTTCTGGTCGCTGCCCGTCTTGGCGACGCTCACGAGGTGGAGCAGCGGTTCGGGGGCGCTGAGGTAGTTCGTCGTGACGAACCCGTCGTAGCCCTCGCGCGCGGCGGGGTCGGAGAAGAACGAGCCGAACTGCGCACTGGGCACGCCGGTCGGTTCGAGGGTGATGCCGAGCTCCTTGGCCCCGTTCGCCATCTCGTTGAGGATGTCGGCGTAGAAGGAGCGCTCGCTCGGGTATGCGATCTTGATGGGCTGGCTCAGGTCGACGTCGGCCTGCTCGAGCTCGGCCTTCGCGGCCTCGAGGTCGTAGCTCAGATCCGGCAGCTGCTCGTCGCGCAGATCCTGCACGTCCGCGACCGCATCCCAGGGGGCCTGCGGCACCACGGAGCGCGACGGGGTGCCGGTGCCCTCGTAGACGGTGTCGGCGATGGCCTGGCGGTCGGTCGCGCGGGTGAGCGCGCGGCGCACGGCCGGATCGCCGAACAGGCCGTTGCCCGTCGAGATGATGGCCATGATCTGCATGCCCTCGCCGTAGTAGAGCGAGCCGCTCGTGCTGCTCGCGAGCTGGCCGAGCGCCGGCAGCGGCACGTCGTAGGAGCCCTGGATCTCGCCGGTCGACAGGCCGTTGGCGATGGCGGTCGGGTCGACCACGAATCCGATCTCGATCTCGGCGGCCTTGGCCGCCCGATCCGCGTTCCAGTATCCGTCGTAGCGGGTCAGCGTGATCGACTGGCCCTGCTTCCAGTCGCCGGGGGTGAACTGGAGCGGGCCGGTGCACATGACGCCGGTGTCGGGGTTGCCGTAGTTCTCGCCGGCGGCCGTGCGCTGCTCCTGCTGCACGACCACGCCGAGCACCGTGGAGAGCGAGGAGGGCAGCAGCTGGTCGGGCGTCTGCAGGGTGATGGCGAGCTCCCAGTCGCCCGTCTGCTCGACGTCGACGATGTTCGCGGTGACGCCGCCGGTCCAGTAGCTGCCCTCGGCCGGATCGTTGTGGCGCTTGAGGGAGTAAACGACGTCGTCCATCGTCATCGGCGAGCCGTCCCAGAACGTGACGTCGTCGCGGATGCCGATCGTCCAGGTGAGGCCGTCCTCGGTCTCGGCGCCCGTGGCGAGGTTCGGCTGCACCGAGAAGTCGGGCTGCATCTGGAAGAGCGGCTCGCAGAGGTTCGAGACGATCGTGTTCTCGGAGTAGTTGAACGCCTTGGCCGGGTCCAGGCTGGCGAGTTCTCCGTACGTCGAGTTCCAGGTGGCCCGGTCGAGCTCGCCGCTCGCCTCGGGCGTGAGCTGCACGAGCTCGAGCGCTCCTCCGTCAGCACCCTCCTGGGCGTCGCCTCCGCGACTGCCGGAGGCGCACCCGGCGAGGGCCAGACCCGTGACGGCAAGCAGGGCGACGGCCGCCCTCGTCTTCGCAAGTTTCACGTGAGTTTCTCCATTCGAAGTTTCGTCGTTGAATCCTCTTGATCCGGTCGGCGCCAGATGAAGACCCACCGAGGATGCTAACACCCAAAACGGTTTGTGCAAAACGGTTTGGGAAGTGAGCCCGATCGGCTCTCCCCGGTCCTGCCCGCGGCCGGGCCGAGGCCGAACTGAGCCGCCCGATCGGCGCCGAGCCCGGCACGAGGGAGGTGCCCTCCGGTCGCTCGACGGGATATCCTGGCGGCGTGGAGCAGAGTGGCAGGCCGACCATCAGGGATGTGGCGAGGGCGGCGGGGGTCTCCCCGACGACCGTCTCACACGCGCTCAACGGCAAGGGGATCGTGCGCCGGGAGACGATCGAGCGCATCGAGCAGGTGGCGGCGGAAATCGGCTATCGGCCGAGCGCCATCGCCCGCGGGCTGCAGCGGTCGCGTCTCGGCCTGCTCGCGCTCGTGATCCGCCCGCTGCACACCCTCGACACGTTTCTCCCCGAGGGCGTGGACTACTTCCTGCGCATCGCGGGCGCGGCATCGCTCAGTGCGATGGAGCACGGGTACAGCATGATGCTCATCGACGATCCGACACGACCCGGGGTGCCGCTCAGCGCCCTCTCGGCCGACGCCTACATCGTGACGGATCCGTTCGAGAACGACCCCGTGCTGACGATGCTCTCCGAGCAGCGCATTCCCTTCGTCACGGTCGGCGCCGATCCCGCGCGCCGCGGCCAGTTCCCCGAGATCGACGAGGGCGACGATCATCAGACCCGGCTCATGCTCACGCACCTCGCCGACGCCGGGGCCCGCCGCATCGCGCTCGTCACCGGCACCGATCGCAACGACTGGAACCTGGGCTCGCAGCTCACGCTGGCCGAGTGGTGCGCGGCGCGCGGGCAGCGCCCGCTCGTGATCTCGGTTCCCGAGGTCGAGGGCGAGCGGGTGGGCGACGCCGTGATCGAGCACTTCTTCGGCGGCGACCCCGCCGAGCACCCGGACGGGATCTTCTGCCTCACCGGTCGCCACGCCGCCGGCGTGACCGCCGCCGCGATCCGGCGGGGGATCCGGGTGCCGGAGGATCTGCTCGTCGCGGCCGGATCCGGCGCCGTGCAGAACCGCACCTCGCACCCGACGGTCACCACGCTCGACCTCCACCCCGAGGAGATCGCGCAGGTCGCGGTGGAAACCGCGGTGCGCCTGGCCGAGGGGCGACCGCTCGAGCGTCCCATCTCGACGCCGCCGGCGACGCTCGACGTGCGGGAATCGACCACGCGCGCCTGATCCGCCCGCCGCCGCGATCCAGCGCCCCGCCGCACGCCGCTCCCGCTGCGCCGCGCCCGCCGCACGCGCGCCACTAGTTGTCACCACACCGGCCGCGAGGCCGCAACAACTGACGCCCGAAGCGCACCACCCCCAGCCAGCACCCGCACGCGCGCCACTAGTTGTCACCACACCGGCCGCGAGGCCGCAACAACTGACGCCCGAAGCGCGCCGCCCCGGCCGGGAACGCCGGCCCGGGCGGCGCCCGGAACGGACTACTTCTGGTTCTTGAGGCGCGAAGCCGCGCGGGCGCGCAGCGACGCCTCGAGCTCCACCTTGCGAATGCGCACGGACTCCGGGGTCACCTCGACGCACTCGTCCTCGCGCGCGAACTCGAGGCACTCCTCGAGCGTCAGCCGGCGCGGCGGGGTCATCGACTCGAAGGTGTCGGCCGTGGAGGAGCGCATGTTCGTGAGCTTCTTCTCCTTGGTGATGTTCACGTCCATGTCCTCGGAGCGCGAGTTCTCACCGATCACCATGCCCTCGTAGACCTCCTCGGCCGGCTGCACGAAGAAGCTCATGCGCTCCTGGAGGTTCATGATGGCGAACGGCGTGGCCACACCCGAGCGGTCCGCCACGATCGAGCCGTTGTTGCGGGTCGTGATCACACCGGCCCACTCGCCGTAGCCGTGCGCGATCGCGTTCGCGATGCCCGTGCCGCGCGTGATGGTCATGAACTCCGAGCGGAAGCCGATGAGCCCGCGCGACGGCACGATGAATTCCATGCGCACCCAGCCGGTGCCGTTGTTCACCATGTTCTCCATACGGCCCTTGCGGGCGGCGAGCAGCTGGGTGATCGCGCCGAGGTGCTCCTCGGGGGTGTCGATCGTGAGGTGCTCGTAGGGCTCGTGCTTCTTGCCGTCGACCTCCTTGGTGACCACCTGCGGCTTGCCGACGGTAAGCTCGAAGCCCTCCCGGCGCATGTTCTCGACGAGGATCGCGAGCGCCAGCTCGCCGCGGCCCTGCACCTCCCAGGCGTCGGGGCGGTCGGTGTTCAGCACGCGCAGCGACACGTTGCCGATGAGCTCGCGGTCGAGGCGATCCTTGATCATGCGCGCGGTGAGCTTGTGCCCCTTCACCTTGCCGACGAGCGGCGAGGTGTTGGCGCCGATGGTCATCGAGATCGCGGGCTCGTCCACCGTGATGGTGGGCAGCGGGCGCACGTCGTCGGCGTCGGCGATGGTCTCGCCGATGGTGATGTCCTCGATGCCGGCGATCGCGACGATGTCGCCGGGGCCGGCCTGCTCCGCCGGGTAGCGGGTGAGCGCCTTCGTGAGCATGAGCTCCGTGATGCGCACGTTCTGCACCGAGCCGTCGTGCTTCACCCAGGCGACCG
This window encodes:
- a CDS encoding LacI family DNA-binding transcriptional regulator, with protein sequence MEQSGRPTIRDVARAAGVSPTTVSHALNGKGIVRRETIERIEQVAAEIGYRPSAIARGLQRSRLGLLALVIRPLHTLDTFLPEGVDYFLRIAGAASLSAMEHGYSMMLIDDPTRPGVPLSALSADAYIVTDPFENDPVLTMLSEQRIPFVTVGADPARRGQFPEIDEGDDHQTRLMLTHLADAGARRIALVTGTDRNDWNLGSQLTLAEWCAARGQRPLVISVPEVEGERVGDAVIEHFFGGDPAEHPDGIFCLTGRHAAGVTAAAIRRGIRVPEDLLVAAGSGAVQNRTSHPTVTTLDLHPEEIAQVAVETAVRLAEGRPLERPISTPPATLDVRESTTRA
- a CDS encoding ABC transporter substrate-binding protein, with product MKLAKTRAAVALLAVTGLALAGCASGSRGGDAQEGADGGALELVQLTPEASGELDRATWNSTYGELASLDPAKAFNYSENTIVSNLCEPLFQMQPDFSVQPNLATGAETEDGLTWTIGIRDDVTFWDGSPMTMDDVVYSLKRHNDPAEGSYWTGGVTANIVDVEQTGDWELAITLQTPDQLLPSSLSTVLGVVVQQEQRTAAGENYGNPDTGVMCTGPLQFTPGDWKQGQSITLTRYDGYWNADRAAKAAEIEIGFVVDPTAIANGLSTGEIQGSYDVPLPALGQLASSTSGSLYYGEGMQIMAIISTGNGLFGDPAVRRALTRATDRQAIADTVYEGTGTPSRSVVPQAPWDAVADVQDLRDEQLPDLSYDLEAAKAELEQADVDLSQPIKIAYPSERSFYADILNEMANGAKELGITLEPTGVPSAQFGSFFSDPAAREGYDGFVTTNYLSAPEPLLHLVSVAKTGSDQNYAGFSDAEIDAALDAALAEADPQRRAELTVEAEALVMEQQPWVPINDLAVRLYMDGSVTGAPASFVYLYYPWAADLGSAE
- the typA gene encoding translational GTPase TypA; this translates as MALATREDLRNVAIVAHVDHGKTTLVDAMLRQTNSFDAHAEVDDRVMDSNDLEREKGITILAKNTAISYEGAHAKNGPIVINVVDTPGHADFGGEVERALSMVDGVVLLVDASEGPLPQTRFVLRKALEAHLPVILAVNKTDRPDARIEEVEGEAQDLLLGLASDLSEDHPDIDVDAVLDVPTVYLSGRAGAASHTRPADGSLPDTPDLEPLFETILERVPAPSYDDAHPLQAHVTNLDSSPFLGRIALLRVHHGWIKKGETVAWVKHDGSVQNVRITELMLTKALTRYPAEQAGPGDIVAIAGIEDITIGETIADADDVRPLPTITVDEPAISMTIGANTSPLVGKVKGHKLTARMIKDRLDRELIGNVSLRVLNTDRPDAWEVQGRGELALAILVENMRREGFELTVGKPQVVTKEVDGKKHEPYEHLTIDTPEEHLGAITQLLAARKGRMENMVNNGTGWVRMEFIVPSRGLIGFRSEFMTITRGTGIANAIAHGYGEWAGVITTRNNGSIVADRSGVATPFAIMNLQERMSFFVQPAEEVYEGMVIGENSRSEDMDVNITKEKKLTNMRSSTADTFESMTPPRRLTLEECLEFAREDECVEVTPESVRIRKVELEASLRARAASRLKNQK
- a CDS encoding ABC transporter permease produces the protein MIYVLKRLGALAAVLVVSSFIVFSGMYLAPGSPEQFLVQGRTVSPEVLASIRAQYGLDDPFLIRYWNWLMDVLQGDLGRSLLTQQDVSALVASRLPTTLFLAAFAAILIAVLGVGLGVLAATRSGAFEKLVVFGSNLGFAVPTFFAALVLMFVFGSNLGWFPVSGSGEGFVDRLWHLTLPAIALAFPGIAVVARITRTAVREEQGSEHVIMAIARGVPQQFVLWRHTIRNSMLPVTTVLGTNIAGLLASAFVIEYAFTLDGIGSLLVNSVQKKDFAVVQAIALIMVLAFGLINLIVDLLYAVIDPRVRLSKGAAAR